One Kineococcus radiotolerans SRS30216 = ATCC BAA-149 DNA window includes the following coding sequences:
- a CDS encoding ATP-binding protein — protein sequence MDPITTAEQVAVVGTPSSNYEVTLDLLDTAIHEPLVGSMLLLTQPSGGGEELALGMVTEVTTMNQWHSQPLLRGVVKAKGHIPGMSGDLGDVRAASIKLQACYKRSVLGQPQSGVQAGPLVQAGPWVQAGPSLRMSPPTGTAVRRVTNEVLDELMSGEEDLHYLGHLHGTGDVRVPMSIRDFSGDRGAFHAGVFGMSGSGKTAFSAYFLAGQMRNADQGFIVVDPQGQFSSETGFPFSLQAWAAEMGREVVVRRVSEDLRLEKDAPLLGELLSKTKLTGEITKMAPETAGLFIDELVKALRKRSSWDTEDSDDLLRELLGSLTDSGVLGRIYVDETRQARLRDAVLEVLDDADRFGDVFSQFQPLHNLFSPANPGGGKRHSMWGTVAHVFDKTQRAGAPAPVLILDMSTSGQVSWVSSLLAGPEQAAAVEALRVLDQDSIKAAILRKACRTLKEASESAFRLGDTLNTMVVFDEAWRYAPPLHLAGDEEIKALSADIAGYFRDTRKFGIGWTLISQSPRSVNADCFDQMAVRIMGYGLGGADLAKVAEQMDDPEHLKLYRAFAPPDSTKPKVYPFMVTGPVSPLSFTRAPVFLAAYTDFETFRSDNHPWISQARRSQGLPVLSGVPQLRGTGPVVAARVPRPTATAGPVKGAAGTKEAMERVRENAATGGIAPGAFAGLAGDTWFGGGLGSIDDDDPPPF from the coding sequence GTGGATCCGATCACCACCGCCGAGCAGGTTGCCGTCGTCGGTACGCCGTCGTCGAACTACGAGGTGACCCTCGACCTGCTCGACACCGCCATCCACGAGCCTCTGGTCGGGTCGATGCTGCTGCTCACCCAGCCGTCCGGCGGGGGTGAGGAGCTGGCCCTGGGCATGGTCACCGAGGTGACCACGATGAACCAGTGGCACTCCCAGCCCCTGCTGCGTGGGGTGGTGAAGGCCAAGGGTCACATCCCCGGCATGTCCGGTGACCTGGGTGACGTGCGCGCAGCCAGCATCAAGCTGCAGGCCTGCTACAAGCGCAGCGTTCTCGGCCAGCCCCAGTCGGGGGTGCAGGCCGGGCCATTGGTGCAGGCCGGGCCGTGGGTGCAGGCCGGGCCGTCGCTGCGGATGTCCCCGCCCACCGGTACTGCGGTGCGGCGGGTGACCAACGAGGTCCTCGATGAGCTGATGAGCGGTGAGGAAGACCTGCACTACCTCGGCCACCTGCACGGCACCGGTGATGTGCGGGTCCCCATGAGCATCCGCGACTTCTCCGGCGACCGCGGCGCCTTCCACGCAGGCGTCTTCGGGATGAGCGGAAGCGGCAAGACGGCCTTCTCCGCCTACTTCCTGGCCGGCCAGATGCGCAACGCCGACCAGGGTTTCATCGTGGTGGACCCGCAGGGGCAGTTCTCCTCCGAGACCGGCTTCCCCTTCTCCCTGCAGGCGTGGGCAGCGGAGATGGGCCGCGAGGTCGTCGTGCGCCGCGTGAGTGAGGACCTGCGGCTGGAGAAGGACGCCCCGCTGCTCGGGGAGTTGCTGAGCAAGACGAAACTGACCGGTGAGATCACCAAGATGGCCCCGGAGACGGCCGGTCTGTTCATCGACGAGCTGGTCAAGGCCCTGCGCAAGCGCAGCAGCTGGGACACCGAGGACTCCGACGACCTGCTGAGGGAACTCCTGGGCTCGCTGACCGACTCCGGTGTGCTGGGTCGCATCTACGTCGACGAAACCCGCCAGGCCCGCCTGCGTGATGCGGTCCTCGAGGTCCTTGACGACGCGGACCGCTTCGGTGATGTGTTCAGCCAGTTCCAGCCGCTGCACAACCTGTTCAGTCCCGCCAACCCCGGCGGGGGGAAGCGGCACTCGATGTGGGGCACGGTCGCGCACGTCTTCGACAAGACCCAGCGAGCCGGGGCGCCGGCGCCGGTGCTCATCCTGGACATGTCCACCTCCGGGCAGGTCTCCTGGGTCTCCTCCCTGCTCGCCGGCCCGGAGCAGGCTGCGGCCGTGGAGGCGCTGCGGGTGCTGGACCAGGACTCGATCAAGGCCGCGATCTTGCGCAAGGCGTGCCGCACCCTGAAGGAGGCCTCCGAGTCCGCCTTCCGGCTGGGCGACACCCTGAACACGATGGTGGTCTTCGACGAGGCGTGGCGCTACGCCCCGCCGCTGCACCTGGCCGGCGACGAGGAGATCAAGGCCCTCTCGGCCGACATCGCCGGCTACTTCCGCGACACCCGCAAGTTCGGTATCGGCTGGACGCTGATCAGCCAGTCCCCCCGCAGCGTGAACGCGGACTGCTTCGACCAGATGGCGGTGCGCATCATGGGCTACGGCCTCGGTGGTGCGGACCTGGCCAAGGTCGCCGAGCAGATGGACGACCCGGAGCACCTGAAGCTGTACCGGGCCTTCGCCCCGCCGGACTCCACCAAGCCCAAGGTGTACCCCTTCATGGTGACCGGCCCCGTCTCGCCGCTGTCCTTCACCCGGGCGCCGGTGTTCCTGGCCGCCTACACCGACTTCGAGACCTTCCGCAGCGACAACCATCCGTGGATCAGCCAGGCCCGCCGCAGTCAGGGTCTGCCGGTCCTGTCCGGCGTCCCCCAGCTGAGGGGCACCGGGCCGGTCGTGGCCGCCCGGGTCCCACGCCCCACTGCCACGGCCGGTCCTGTGAAGGGTGCTGCGGGGACGAAGGAGGCGATGGAGCGGGTCCGCGAGAACGCCGCCACCGGTGGGATCGCCCCTGGTGCCTTCGCCGGGCTGGCCGGCGACACCTGGTTCGGCGGGGGACTGGGCAGCATCGACGACGACGACCCGCCGCCGTTCTGA
- a CDS encoding metallophosphoesterase family protein, with product MADAHLGYAARCGSHPASGLNHRVRDGYLSYRAVVRDMIAKEVDLVIDGGDTFHQSHPSIGAIVWARRQMEALAAAGIPVIGNTGNHDASADRSKSPATAAINDPARGIDYVTEPYRVFEPLEGLAVHMISHYGLAQSERLLPEPIDGVVNLLSAHGAAMLPGHEVFRSVDSPGEVPIGLDILADDRFAFKALGHYHGMGEILPNVWYAGSLVRRGFADPAGGRGWLLCKVFADGQVVVEPQYIDQRPQFDLPRIDAKGKTGAQVEEEIRANLETVDVANAIIRQVVVNCSTSTRRGIDQPALAKLTESALMWMPDFVRPQAFDQTLDRVSDQLIDPVTGLVVDSVGDGVTEAVPGAAAAVVAARTADSVAASLTSAGSADLPTVYGSWVEDYASAVGLAQEMKPTVITEGIRHLKAASQFVETGDFAIPDARARRSEQEQTAAEQTQRLRAAARRSPSQAVAGADVPGTSPDTSPDTSPDTNPGAGADPAPGVPTDAGAGEGLF from the coding sequence GTGGCCGATGCCCACCTCGGCTACGCCGCCCGGTGCGGCTCCCACCCGGCCTCAGGACTGAACCACCGGGTTCGCGACGGCTACCTGAGCTACCGCGCGGTCGTGCGGGACATGATCGCCAAGGAGGTGGACCTGGTCATCGACGGCGGGGACACCTTCCACCAGTCCCACCCCAGCATCGGGGCCATCGTCTGGGCCCGCCGGCAGATGGAAGCCCTCGCCGCCGCGGGCATCCCCGTCATCGGCAACACCGGCAACCACGACGCCTCGGCAGACCGCAGCAAGTCCCCGGCCACCGCAGCCATCAACGACCCCGCCCGCGGCATCGACTACGTCACCGAGCCCTACAGGGTCTTCGAGCCCCTCGAAGGTCTGGCCGTCCACATGATCAGCCACTACGGGCTGGCGCAGAGCGAGCGCCTGCTGCCCGAGCCGATCGACGGGGTCGTCAACCTGCTCTCTGCGCACGGGGCGGCGATGCTGCCCGGGCACGAGGTGTTCCGCTCGGTGGACTCCCCCGGGGAGGTGCCGATCGGGCTGGACATCCTGGCCGATGACCGGTTCGCGTTCAAAGCGCTCGGCCACTACCACGGCATGGGGGAGATCCTGCCCAACGTCTGGTACGCCGGCTCGCTGGTGCGGCGCGGGTTCGCCGACCCCGCGGGAGGTCGCGGCTGGCTGCTGTGCAAGGTGTTCGCCGACGGTCAGGTGGTGGTGGAGCCGCAGTACATCGACCAGCGCCCGCAGTTCGACCTGCCGCGCATCGACGCCAAGGGCAAGACCGGGGCGCAGGTCGAGGAGGAGATCCGCGCCAACCTGGAGACCGTGGACGTCGCCAACGCGATCATCCGCCAGGTCGTGGTCAACTGCTCGACCAGCACACGCCGGGGCATCGACCAGCCGGCCCTGGCCAAGCTGACGGAGTCGGCGTTGATGTGGATGCCGGACTTCGTGCGCCCTCAAGCCTTCGATCAGACCCTTGATCGAGTCAGTGACCAATTGATCGATCCCGTCACCGGCCTGGTGGTCGACTCGGTCGGTGACGGCGTCACGGAAGCAGTCCCTGGAGCGGCTGCCGCAGTGGTCGCCGCGCGGACTGCCGACAGCGTCGCAGCGTCGCTGACGAGTGCCGGATCAGCCGATCTGCCCACGGTGTACGGATCCTGGGTGGAGGACTACGCGAGCGCTGTGGGTCTGGCGCAGGAGATGAAGCCAACCGTGATCACCGAGGGGATCCGGCACCTGAAGGCTGCGTCCCAGTTCGTCGAGACCGGTGACTTCGCCATCCCCGACGCCCGCGCCCGGCGCAGTGAACAGGAGCAGACCGCGGCTGAGCAGACACAACGTCTGCGGGCTGCAGCGCGGCGTTCCCCCTCTCAGGCCGTGGCCGGTGCAGACGTGCCGGGCACCAGCCCAGACACCAGCCCAGACACCAGCCCAGACACGAACCCAGGCGCAGGTGCGGATCCGGCACCTGGGGTCCCCACGGACGCCGGCGCCGGGGAGGGGCTCTTCTGA